In Polynucleobacter sp. TUM22923, one genomic interval encodes:
- a CDS encoding ParB/RepB/Spo0J family partition protein, with protein MVAIKKKGLGRGLDALLGNKVPQDAVAEINRLPLTALQAGKYQPRQKMELSALQELAESIREQGVMQPLLVRLVSPGKYEIIAGERRFRAATLAGLKEVPVLVSGADDQAAAAMALVENMQREDLNPLEESQGLARLIEEFGFTHEQAAKAVGKSRSAITNLLRLSQLAKPVQAMLLAGAIDMGHARALLPLPGASQVALAQRIAAQGLSVREAERMSTALALAGGQIGDKKTKIKSGDSGTPSRDPDMRRLTQEIADLIGLSADFKLKGKGGELRIRFSQFDELDSLLKKLGIQA; from the coding sequence ATGGTTGCAATTAAGAAAAAAGGTTTGGGTCGCGGGCTCGATGCATTGCTCGGTAACAAGGTGCCTCAAGATGCCGTTGCAGAAATTAATCGTCTGCCATTAACGGCATTACAAGCGGGAAAATATCAACCACGCCAAAAGATGGAGTTGAGCGCTCTTCAGGAGCTGGCGGAAAGTATTCGTGAGCAAGGCGTAATGCAGCCGCTGTTAGTTCGCTTGGTTTCTCCCGGGAAATACGAAATTATTGCTGGCGAGCGACGTTTTCGGGCCGCAACTTTGGCTGGATTAAAAGAGGTTCCGGTGCTGGTTTCTGGTGCTGATGATCAAGCTGCTGCTGCAATGGCTTTGGTCGAAAACATGCAGCGAGAGGATTTAAATCCGCTGGAAGAATCTCAAGGATTGGCGCGCTTAATTGAGGAGTTCGGGTTCACTCATGAGCAGGCCGCTAAAGCGGTTGGAAAATCTCGCAGCGCCATTACAAACTTATTACGCTTAAGTCAGTTAGCAAAGCCGGTTCAGGCAATGCTTTTGGCGGGTGCTATTGATATGGGCCATGCACGCGCATTGCTTCCCTTGCCCGGAGCCAGCCAAGTTGCTTTGGCGCAAAGAATAGCTGCCCAAGGCTTATCGGTTCGTGAGGCCGAAAGAATGTCTACTGCCTTGGCTTTAGCAGGGGGTCAAATTGGCGATAAAAAGACAAAAATAAAGTCAGGCGATAGCGGTACACCCAGCCGCGACCCTGATATGCGTCGTTTGACGCAAGAAATTGCCGATTTAATCGGCTTGAGTGCGGATTTTAAGCTTAAGGGTAAAGGGGGCGAGCTCAGAATTCGCTTTAGCCAATTTGATGAGCTGGACTCTTTGCTAAAAAAGCTCGGTATTCAAGCGTAA
- a CDS encoding ATP synthase subunit I codes for MIPQKNQFSEASDWEKPEEEVYRVLSKAEMAELQKNNAIKYPSLSPWRILLAQTALTMLSMVIWSFFGEPRGISVYTQSAFLGGLTSVLPSALFLLRLEAAKKTQQLNPGKFLAALVSGEFIKIVVTLLMFLGVAVLIPGVMWVPLLVTYVLALKCVWLAWFWRRKVINKIEPKD; via the coding sequence TTGATTCCTCAAAAAAATCAATTTTCTGAGGCAAGCGATTGGGAAAAGCCAGAAGAAGAGGTTTATCGGGTTTTAAGTAAGGCGGAGATGGCGGAGCTTCAAAAAAACAACGCCATAAAGTACCCATCTCTGTCGCCTTGGAGAATTTTGCTTGCACAGACAGCGCTCACCATGCTTAGTATGGTGATTTGGTCATTTTTTGGGGAGCCGAGAGGGATAAGCGTTTATACTCAGTCGGCCTTTTTAGGTGGTTTAACTAGTGTGTTGCCTTCCGCCTTATTTTTGTTGAGGCTTGAAGCGGCAAAAAAGACGCAACAGTTAAATCCGGGTAAATTTTTAGCGGCGTTAGTTTCCGGCGAGTTCATTAAAATCGTCGTTACGCTGTTGATGTTTTTGGGAGTTGCGGTCTTAATTCCGGGTGTCATGTGGGTCCCTCTATTGGTGACTTATGTGCTTGCCCTCAAATGTGTGTGGCTGGCGTGGTTTTGGCGCCGAAAAGTAATAAACAAGATTGAACCAAAGGACTAG
- the atpB gene encoding F0F1 ATP synthase subunit A, protein MSSEVNTAHAAAEKMTPTAYISEHLQNLTNSGGPQTSIVDFSIINLDTIFWASLMGLLTVFILLIAARRATPGVPGRFQCFVEMIVEMVDTQAKSIVHGDRSFIAPLALFVFFWIILLNTLDLIPVDWVLGVNHFIESFGVHVPHHRLVPTTDLNATMGMSMSVLLLVFFYSFKVKGFGGFLHELISAPFGAKWYLAPFNVALNIIEYLAKGVSLGMRLFGNMYAGELVFLLIALLGSVWTFNLDLSLFGLVGHVIAGSAWAIFHILVILLQAFIFMMLTLVYIGQAHSHH, encoded by the coding sequence ATGTCTAGCGAAGTAAACACAGCCCATGCGGCAGCAGAAAAAATGACGCCAACAGCGTATATCTCTGAGCACCTACAAAACCTTACCAATTCGGGCGGTCCACAAACGTCGATCGTTGATTTCAGCATCATCAATTTAGATACTATTTTCTGGGCCTCCTTGATGGGCTTGCTTACGGTTTTTATTCTGTTGATTGCGGCTCGCCGTGCTACGCCAGGTGTTCCTGGTCGTTTCCAATGTTTTGTGGAAATGATTGTGGAGATGGTTGATACGCAAGCGAAAAGCATTGTGCATGGGGATCGCTCCTTTATTGCTCCTTTAGCCCTATTCGTTTTCTTCTGGATTATTTTGCTCAATACTTTGGATCTGATTCCAGTGGATTGGGTATTGGGTGTTAATCATTTCATCGAGAGTTTTGGTGTGCACGTGCCCCACCACAGACTGGTACCCACGACCGACCTGAACGCTACGATGGGTATGTCGATGTCGGTATTGCTATTGGTTTTCTTTTATAGCTTTAAGGTCAAGGGCTTTGGCGGATTCTTGCATGAATTAATATCAGCCCCATTTGGTGCCAAGTGGTATTTAGCCCCATTTAATGTTGCTTTAAACATCATTGAGTATCTCGCAAAGGGAGTTTCACTTGGAATGCGACTATTTGGCAATATGTATGCCGGAGAGTTGGTTTTCCTATTAATCGCCCTGCTTGGTAGTGTTTGGACCTTTAATTTAGATTTATCCTTGTTCGGATTGGTGGGCCACGTTATTGCTGGATCAGCTTGGGCCATCTTCCACATTTTGGTGATTTTGTTGCAAGCCTTCATTTTTATGATGTTGACCTTGGTCTACATCGGGCAAGCACACAGTCACCACTAA
- the atpE gene encoding F0F1 ATP synthase subunit C, whose translation MQQFLANIQGFTAIAIGMIIGLGAIGACLGIALMGGKYIEACARQPELMEPLQTKMFLLAGLIDAAFLIGVGVAMLFAFANPLLAVIK comes from the coding sequence ATGCAACAATTTCTAGCAAACATTCAGGGTTTTACAGCAATCGCCATTGGCATGATTATCGGCCTAGGCGCTATCGGTGCTTGTTTGGGCATTGCATTGATGGGTGGTAAATACATCGAAGCATGTGCGCGTCAACCAGAATTGATGGAGCCACTCCAAACAAAAATGTTCCTTTTGGCTGGTTTGATCGATGCCGCGTTTTTGATCGGTGTTGGTGTTGCAATGTTATTTGCCTTCGCAAACCCACTCCTCGCAGTTATTAAGTAA
- a CDS encoding F0F1 ATP synthase subunit B, which produces MNLNATLFAQMIVFFVLWWVVARFVWPPLVKALDERSSKIADGLAAAERGKEALASANNAAEQELTKARQEGVQRVAEAEKRAQMSAEEIRANAQAEAARIISQAKQDADQQVTKAREVLRAEVAVLAVKGAEQILRREVDAKTHGALLDQLKAEL; this is translated from the coding sequence GTGAATCTGAACGCGACTCTATTCGCGCAAATGATCGTCTTCTTTGTCTTATGGTGGGTTGTTGCACGCTTTGTGTGGCCACCGCTAGTTAAGGCATTAGATGAGCGTTCATCAAAAATTGCCGATGGTTTGGCTGCTGCTGAGCGTGGTAAAGAAGCGCTTGCATCGGCTAACAATGCAGCCGAACAAGAATTAACAAAGGCACGCCAAGAAGGTGTGCAGCGTGTTGCCGAAGCTGAAAAACGTGCACAAATGTCCGCAGAAGAGATTCGGGCGAATGCACAAGCCGAGGCCGCTCGCATTATTTCTCAAGCCAAGCAAGACGCCGATCAACAAGTTACTAAAGCCCGCGAAGTGTTGCGTGCCGAAGTGGCAGTTCTGGCCGTTAAAGGCGCTGAGCAAATTCTGCGTCGTGAAGTCGACGCGAAGACGCACGGTGCTTTGCTTGATCAATTGAAGGCAGAGCTCTGA
- a CDS encoding F0F1 ATP synthase subunit delta has product MADLATIARPYAEAIFQSAKPADFASFIDQLNELAQLAALPEVAGLSNNPKVSATDLGKLLSGMMKTKLDGKVASFLSLVIQSHRLSAMPEIASQFEGMKNKSEGAAEVMITSAFPLEGSALNDLLSSLKKRFGGKELRPTIQVDPALIGGVRIQVGDEVMDSSVKARLAQMQISLSA; this is encoded by the coding sequence ATGGCCGATTTAGCAACGATTGCACGCCCCTACGCTGAAGCGATTTTTCAAAGCGCTAAGCCTGCTGATTTTGCTAGCTTCATAGACCAGCTAAATGAGTTGGCGCAGTTGGCTGCGTTACCAGAAGTTGCTGGCCTATCGAATAATCCAAAAGTTTCTGCGACTGATTTAGGTAAGCTACTCTCCGGCATGATGAAGACGAAATTAGACGGCAAGGTTGCTAGCTTTTTGAGTTTGGTAATTCAAAGCCATCGCTTATCAGCCATGCCCGAAATTGCAAGTCAATTTGAGGGTATGAAAAATAAAAGCGAAGGCGCCGCAGAAGTAATGATTACTAGCGCATTTCCTTTAGAGGGATCTGCGTTAAATGATTTGTTGTCAAGTTTGAAGAAGCGCTTTGGGGGCAAAGAATTGCGTCCAACCATTCAAGTTGATCCAGCTTTGATTGGCGGCGTTCGCATTCAAGTTGGCGATGAGGTAATGGATAGTTCTGTAAAAGCACGATTAGCTCAAATGCAAATAAGTCTTAGCGCATAA